From Oncorhynchus mykiss isolate Arlee chromosome 25, USDA_OmykA_1.1, whole genome shotgun sequence, a single genomic window includes:
- the LOC110505287 gene encoding heterogeneous nuclear ribonucleoprotein R isoform X4: protein MAAKVNGSSALVKEDEEPMDITVTHTELYQTLIDAGLPQKVVESLDKIFQTGLVAYTDLDERAIDALREFNEEGALSVLLQFKESDLSHVQNKSAFLCGVMKTYRQREKQGSKVQESTKGPDETKIKALLERTGYTLDVTTGQRKYGGPPPDEVHSRAQPGIGTEVFVGKIPRDLYEDELVPLFEKAGPIWDLRLMMDPLLSGQNRGYAFITFCNKDAALEAVKLCDNYEIRSGKYLGVCISVANNRLFVGSIPKNKTRESILEDFSKVTESLMEVILYHQPDDKKKNRGFCFLEYEDHKSAAQARRRLMSGKVKVWGNPVTVEWADPVDEPDPEIMAKVKVLFVRNLATPVTEELLEKTFSQFGKLERVKKLKDYAFVHFEDRDAAVKAMQEMNGKELEGEEIEIVLAKPPDKKRKERQAQRQPSRTTGYDDYYYYYPAPRMPPQMRGRGRGGRGGYSYPPDYYGYEDYYDDYYSGGYDYHDYRGGYDDPYYGGYDDVYVPRGRGRVNRGAPLPARGRGPPPPRGRGGYVQRGAPMGVPRGSRGGRGGPPQLQRGRGIRGARGNRGGNVGGKRKADGYNQPDSKRRQTNNQNWGSQPIAQQPLQQGGNYSGNYGYNNDNQEFYQDSYWQQWK, encoded by the exons ATGGCAGCTAAGGTGAATGGCAGTTCAGCTCTGGTTAAAGAGGACGAGGAGCCCATGGACAtaactgtaacacacacagaGCTCTACCAGACCCTCATAGACGCAGGCCTTCCACAGAAAGTGGTGGAGAGCCTGGATAAGATATTTCAGACTG GACTGGTGGCTTACACTGACCTGGACGAGAGAGCCATTGACGCCCTCAGGGAGTTCAATGAGGAGGGAGCCTTGTCAGTGTTACTGCAGTTCAAGGAGAGTGACCTGTCACATGTGCAG AACAAAAGTGCGTTTCTCTGTGGCGTGATGAAGACATACAGACAGCGAGAAAAGCAAGGAAGTAAAGTTCAAGAATCCACAAAGGGACCTGATGAGACTAAGATAAAG GCTCTTCTGGAAAGAACAGGTTACACTTTGGATGTCACCACAGGACAGAGGAAGTATGGGGGGCCTCCACCTGACGAGGTGCACTCAAGGGCCCAGCCTGGAATCGGAACAGAG GTATTTGTTGGCAAGATCCCCAGGGACCTGTATGAGGATGAGCTGGTCCCTCTGTTTGAGAAAGCCGGGCCTATTTGGGACCTGCGTCTGATGATGGACCCCCTTCTCTCGGGTCAGAACAGAGGATATGCCTTCATCACCTTCTGCAATAAAGATGCTGCCCTAGAGGCCGTCAAGCTT TGTGATAATTATGAAATCCGGTCAGgtaaatacctgggtgtctgcaTCTCTGTCGCAAACAATCGTCTGTTTGTTGGGTCAATTCCAAAGAACAAGACAAGAGAAAGCATATTGGAAGATTTCAGCAAAGTCACAG AGAGCCTCATGGAGGTGATACTCTACCACCAGCCAGATGACAAAAAGAAAAATCGTGGCTTCTGTTTCTTGGAATACGAGGACCACAAGTCTGCAGCCCAGGCCCGTCGGCGCCTCATGAGCGGCAAGGTGAAGGTGTGGGGGAACCCTGTTACTGTTGAGTGGGCAGACCCAGTAGACGAACCGGATCCAGAGATTATGGCAAAG GTAAAAGTGCTGTTTGTGAGGAACCTGGCCACACCAGTCACAGAGGAACTCCTGGAGAAAACCTTCTCCCAGTTTGGGAAGTTGGAACGGGTCAAGAAGCTGAAAGATTATGCCTTTGTGCACTTTGAGGACAGAGATGCTGCCGTGAAG GCAATGCAAGAAATGAACGGCAAAGAATTGGAAGGCGAGGAGATAGAGATTGTTCTGGCAAAGCCTCCGGACAAGAAGAGGAAAGAGCGGCAGGCCCAGAGAcagccatccaggaccacagg GTAtgatgattactactactactatcctgCTCCACGCATGCCACCTCAAATGCGTGGCagggggagaggcgggagaggtggaTATTCATACCCACCGGACTACTACGGTTATGAGGATTACTACGATGATTACTACAGCGGTGGTTACGACTACCATGACTACAGAGGTGGCTACGACGACCCTTACTACGGTGGTTACGATGACGTCTACGTGCCGAGAGGAAGGGGCAGGGTGAATCGAGGTGCCCCCCTCCCTGCCAGAGGCCGAGGACCACCACCCCCTCGTGGCAGAGGTGGCTACGTCCAAAGGGGGGCTCCTATGGGCGTACCGAGGGGGAGCCGTGGGGGCCGGGGAGGCCCGCCCCAGCTGCAGAGGGGCCGCGGCATCAGAGGGGCCAGGGGGAACCGCGGGGGCAATGTGGGGGGGAAGAGGAAGGCTGACGGTTACAACCAACCAGACTCCAAGCGCCGGCAGACCAACAACCAGAACTGGGGCTCCCAACCCATTGCCCAGCAACCCCTGCAACAAGGTGGCAACTATTCTGGTAACTATGGTTACAATAATGACAACCAGGAGTTTTACCAAGATTCTTATTGGCAACAATGGAAGTAG
- the LOC110505287 gene encoding heterogeneous nuclear ribonucleoprotein R isoform X2, producing the protein MCELGFCFLHIPHPETPGCDPTLQRYQPLLMETLEQLGCLAQGHLGSFFIVSVIRTIDLSVTGLALGYLPPSVCVCVCVCVCVCVCVCCLCILGLVAYTDLDERAIDALREFNEEGALSVLLQFKESDLSHVQNKSAFLCGVMKTYRQREKQGSKVQESTKGPDETKIKALLERTGYTLDVTTGQRKYGGPPPDEVHSRAQPGIGTEVFVGKIPRDLYEDELVPLFEKAGPIWDLRLMMDPLLSGQNRGYAFITFCNKDAALEAVKLCDNYEIRSGKYLGVCISVANNRLFVGSIPKNKTRESILEDFSKVTESLMEVILYHQPDDKKKNRGFCFLEYEDHKSAAQARRRLMSGKVKVWGNPVTVEWADPVDEPDPEIMAKVKVLFVRNLATPVTEELLEKTFSQFGKLERVKKLKDYAFVHFEDRDAAVKAMQEMNGKELEGEEIEIVLAKPPDKKRKERQAQRQPSRTTGYDDYYYYYPAPRMPPQMRGRGRGGRGGYSYPPDYYGYEDYYDDYYSGGYDYHDYRGGYDDPYYGGYDDVYVPRGRGRVNRGAPLPARGRGPPPPRGRGGYVQRGAPMGVPRGSRGGRGGPPQLQRGRGIRGARGNRGGNVGGKRKADGYNQPDSKRRQTNNQNWGSQPIAQQPLQQGGNYSGEDARTAAVE; encoded by the exons ATGTGTGAATTAGGCttttgttttttgcatatcccacacCCTGAGAcacctggctgtgaccccactctccaacGGTATCAGCCATTATTAATGGAGActctggagcaattagggtgccttgctcaagggcacctcGGCAGTTTTTTCATCGTCTCGGTGATTCGAACCATCGACCTATCGGTTACTGGCCtagcgctaggctacctgccacccagtgtgtgtgtgtgtgtgtgtgtgtgtgtgtgtgtgtgtgtgtgtgtgtgttgtctgtgcatTCTAGGACTGGTGGCTTACACTGACCTGGACGAGAGAGCCATTGACGCCCTCAGGGAGTTCAATGAGGAGGGAGCCTTGTCAGTGTTACTGCAGTTCAAGGAGAGTGACCTGTCACATGTGCAG AACAAAAGTGCGTTTCTCTGTGGCGTGATGAAGACATACAGACAGCGAGAAAAGCAAGGAAGTAAAGTTCAAGAATCCACAAAGGGACCTGATGAGACTAAGATAAAG GCTCTTCTGGAAAGAACAGGTTACACTTTGGATGTCACCACAGGACAGAGGAAGTATGGGGGGCCTCCACCTGACGAGGTGCACTCAAGGGCCCAGCCTGGAATCGGAACAGAG GTATTTGTTGGCAAGATCCCCAGGGACCTGTATGAGGATGAGCTGGTCCCTCTGTTTGAGAAAGCCGGGCCTATTTGGGACCTGCGTCTGATGATGGACCCCCTTCTCTCGGGTCAGAACAGAGGATATGCCTTCATCACCTTCTGCAATAAAGATGCTGCCCTAGAGGCCGTCAAGCTT TGTGATAATTATGAAATCCGGTCAGgtaaatacctgggtgtctgcaTCTCTGTCGCAAACAATCGTCTGTTTGTTGGGTCAATTCCAAAGAACAAGACAAGAGAAAGCATATTGGAAGATTTCAGCAAAGTCACAG AGAGCCTCATGGAGGTGATACTCTACCACCAGCCAGATGACAAAAAGAAAAATCGTGGCTTCTGTTTCTTGGAATACGAGGACCACAAGTCTGCAGCCCAGGCCCGTCGGCGCCTCATGAGCGGCAAGGTGAAGGTGTGGGGGAACCCTGTTACTGTTGAGTGGGCAGACCCAGTAGACGAACCGGATCCAGAGATTATGGCAAAG GTAAAAGTGCTGTTTGTGAGGAACCTGGCCACACCAGTCACAGAGGAACTCCTGGAGAAAACCTTCTCCCAGTTTGGGAAGTTGGAACGGGTCAAGAAGCTGAAAGATTATGCCTTTGTGCACTTTGAGGACAGAGATGCTGCCGTGAAG GCAATGCAAGAAATGAACGGCAAAGAATTGGAAGGCGAGGAGATAGAGATTGTTCTGGCAAAGCCTCCGGACAAGAAGAGGAAAGAGCGGCAGGCCCAGAGAcagccatccaggaccacagg GTAtgatgattactactactactatcctgCTCCACGCATGCCACCTCAAATGCGTGGCagggggagaggcgggagaggtggaTATTCATACCCACCGGACTACTACGGTTATGAGGATTACTACGATGATTACTACAGCGGTGGTTACGACTACCATGACTACAGAGGTGGCTACGACGACCCTTACTACGGTGGTTACGATGACGTCTACGTGCCGAGAGGAAGGGGCAGGGTGAATCGAGGTGCCCCCCTCCCTGCCAGAGGCCGAGGACCACCACCCCCTCGTGGCAGAGGTGGCTACGTCCAAAGGGGGGCTCCTATGGGCGTACCGAGGGGGAGCCGTGGGGGCCGGGGAGGCCCGCCCCAGCTGCAGAGGGGCCGCGGCATCAGAGGGGCCAGGGGGAACCGCGGGGGCAATGTGGGGGGGAAGAGGAAGGCTGACGGTTACAACCAACCAGACTCCAAGCGCCGGCAGACCAACAACCAGAACTGGGGCTCCCAACCCATTGCCCAGCAACCCCTGCAACAAGGTGGCAACTATTCTG GTGAAGACGCGAGAACGGCAGCGGTTGAGTGA
- the LOC110505289 gene encoding 60S ribosomal protein L13a, producing the protein MADRFNKVLLLDGRGHLLGRLAAIVAKQVLLGHKVVVVRCEGINISGNFYRNKLKYLAFLRKRMNTNPSRGPYHFRAPSRIFWRTVRGMLPHKTKRGQAALERLKVFDGVPPPYDKRKRMVVPAALKIVRLKPTRKFALLGRLAHEVGWKYQAITATLEEKRKEKAKIRYTKKKTEIKLSKLAEKNVESKISKYTAVLKQYGVLV; encoded by the exons ATGGCGGACCGGTTCAATAAG GTTCTGCTGCTTGATGGCAGAGGCCATCTACTTGGTCGTCTTGCTGCCATTGTGGCTAAGCAAGTTCTGCTGG GACACAAGGTGGTAGTTGTGAGATGTGAGGGTATCAACATCTCTGGGAACTTCTACCGTAACAAAT TGAAGTACCTGGCTTTCCTGCGTAAAAGGATGAACACCAACCCCTCTCGTGGACCATACCATTTCAGAGCTCCCAGCAGAATCTTCTGGAGGACCGTAAGGG GCATGCTCCCTCACAAAACCAAAAGAGGACAGGCTGCATTGGAAAGGTTGAAGGTGTTTGATGGTGTCCCCCCTCCTTATGACAAG AGGAAGCGCATGGTCGTACCTGCCGCCCTGAAGATTGTGCGTCTGAAGCCCACTCGCAAG TTTGCCCTCCTTGGACGTCTGGCCCATGAGGTTGGCTGGAAGTACCAGGCTATCACAGCCActttggaagagaagaggaaagagaaggcCAAGATCCGGTACACCAAGAAAAAGACAGAGATCAAGCTGTCAAAGCTGGCAGAGAAGAACGTGGAGAGCAAGATTTCAAAGTACACTGCTGTCCTTAAACAATACGGTGTCCTTGTCTGA
- the LOC110505287 gene encoding heterogeneous nuclear ribonucleoprotein R isoform X3, producing MRCSTSRRMAAKVNGSSALVKEDEEPMDITVTHTELYQTLIDAGLPQKVVESLDKIFQTGLVAYTDLDERAIDALREFNEEGALSVLLQFKESDLSHVQNKSAFLCGVMKTYRQREKQGSKVQESTKGPDETKIKALLERTGYTLDVTTGQRKYGGPPPDEVHSRAQPGIGTEVFVGKIPRDLYEDELVPLFEKAGPIWDLRLMMDPLLSGQNRGYAFITFCNKDAALEAVKLCDNYEIRSGKYLGVCISVANNRLFVGSIPKNKTRESILEDFSKVTESLMEVILYHQPDDKKKNRGFCFLEYEDHKSAAQARRRLMSGKVKVWGNPVTVEWADPVDEPDPEIMAKVKVLFVRNLATPVTEELLEKTFSQFGKLERVKKLKDYAFVHFEDRDAAVKAMQEMNGKELEGEEIEIVLAKPPDKKRKERQAQRQPSRTTGYDDYYYYYPAPRMPPQMRGRGRGGRGGYSYPPDYYGYEDYYDDYYSGGYDYHDYRGGYDDPYYGGYDDVYVPRGRGRVNRGAPLPARGRGPPPPRGRGGYVQRGAPMGVPRGSRGGRGGPPQLQRGRGIRGARGNRGGNVGGKRKADGYNQPDSKRRQTNNQNWGSQPIAQQPLQQGGNYSGNYGYNNDNQEFYQDSYWQQWK from the exons atgagatgttcgacgagcag GAGAATGGCAGCTAAGGTGAATGGCAGTTCAGCTCTGGTTAAAGAGGACGAGGAGCCCATGGACAtaactgtaacacacacagaGCTCTACCAGACCCTCATAGACGCAGGCCTTCCACAGAAAGTGGTGGAGAGCCTGGATAAGATATTTCAGACTG GACTGGTGGCTTACACTGACCTGGACGAGAGAGCCATTGACGCCCTCAGGGAGTTCAATGAGGAGGGAGCCTTGTCAGTGTTACTGCAGTTCAAGGAGAGTGACCTGTCACATGTGCAG AACAAAAGTGCGTTTCTCTGTGGCGTGATGAAGACATACAGACAGCGAGAAAAGCAAGGAAGTAAAGTTCAAGAATCCACAAAGGGACCTGATGAGACTAAGATAAAG GCTCTTCTGGAAAGAACAGGTTACACTTTGGATGTCACCACAGGACAGAGGAAGTATGGGGGGCCTCCACCTGACGAGGTGCACTCAAGGGCCCAGCCTGGAATCGGAACAGAG GTATTTGTTGGCAAGATCCCCAGGGACCTGTATGAGGATGAGCTGGTCCCTCTGTTTGAGAAAGCCGGGCCTATTTGGGACCTGCGTCTGATGATGGACCCCCTTCTCTCGGGTCAGAACAGAGGATATGCCTTCATCACCTTCTGCAATAAAGATGCTGCCCTAGAGGCCGTCAAGCTT TGTGATAATTATGAAATCCGGTCAGgtaaatacctgggtgtctgcaTCTCTGTCGCAAACAATCGTCTGTTTGTTGGGTCAATTCCAAAGAACAAGACAAGAGAAAGCATATTGGAAGATTTCAGCAAAGTCACAG AGAGCCTCATGGAGGTGATACTCTACCACCAGCCAGATGACAAAAAGAAAAATCGTGGCTTCTGTTTCTTGGAATACGAGGACCACAAGTCTGCAGCCCAGGCCCGTCGGCGCCTCATGAGCGGCAAGGTGAAGGTGTGGGGGAACCCTGTTACTGTTGAGTGGGCAGACCCAGTAGACGAACCGGATCCAGAGATTATGGCAAAG GTAAAAGTGCTGTTTGTGAGGAACCTGGCCACACCAGTCACAGAGGAACTCCTGGAGAAAACCTTCTCCCAGTTTGGGAAGTTGGAACGGGTCAAGAAGCTGAAAGATTATGCCTTTGTGCACTTTGAGGACAGAGATGCTGCCGTGAAG GCAATGCAAGAAATGAACGGCAAAGAATTGGAAGGCGAGGAGATAGAGATTGTTCTGGCAAAGCCTCCGGACAAGAAGAGGAAAGAGCGGCAGGCCCAGAGAcagccatccaggaccacagg GTAtgatgattactactactactatcctgCTCCACGCATGCCACCTCAAATGCGTGGCagggggagaggcgggagaggtggaTATTCATACCCACCGGACTACTACGGTTATGAGGATTACTACGATGATTACTACAGCGGTGGTTACGACTACCATGACTACAGAGGTGGCTACGACGACCCTTACTACGGTGGTTACGATGACGTCTACGTGCCGAGAGGAAGGGGCAGGGTGAATCGAGGTGCCCCCCTCCCTGCCAGAGGCCGAGGACCACCACCCCCTCGTGGCAGAGGTGGCTACGTCCAAAGGGGGGCTCCTATGGGCGTACCGAGGGGGAGCCGTGGGGGCCGGGGAGGCCCGCCCCAGCTGCAGAGGGGCCGCGGCATCAGAGGGGCCAGGGGGAACCGCGGGGGCAATGTGGGGGGGAAGAGGAAGGCTGACGGTTACAACCAACCAGACTCCAAGCGCCGGCAGACCAACAACCAGAACTGGGGCTCCCAACCCATTGCCCAGCAACCCCTGCAACAAGGTGGCAACTATTCTGGTAACTATGGTTACAATAATGACAACCAGGAGTTTTACCAAGATTCTTATTGGCAACAATGGAAGTAG
- the LOC110505287 gene encoding heterogeneous nuclear ribonucleoprotein R isoform X1 produces the protein MCELGFCFLHIPHPETPGCDPTLQRYQPLLMETLEQLGCLAQGHLGSFFIVSVIRTIDLSVTGLALGYLPPSVCVCVCVCVCVCVCVCCLCILGLVAYTDLDERAIDALREFNEEGALSVLLQFKESDLSHVQNKSAFLCGVMKTYRQREKQGSKVQESTKGPDETKIKALLERTGYTLDVTTGQRKYGGPPPDEVHSRAQPGIGTEVFVGKIPRDLYEDELVPLFEKAGPIWDLRLMMDPLLSGQNRGYAFITFCNKDAALEAVKLCDNYEIRSGKYLGVCISVANNRLFVGSIPKNKTRESILEDFSKVTESLMEVILYHQPDDKKKNRGFCFLEYEDHKSAAQARRRLMSGKVKVWGNPVTVEWADPVDEPDPEIMAKVKVLFVRNLATPVTEELLEKTFSQFGKLERVKKLKDYAFVHFEDRDAAVKAMQEMNGKELEGEEIEIVLAKPPDKKRKERQAQRQPSRTTGYDDYYYYYPAPRMPPQMRGRGRGGRGGYSYPPDYYGYEDYYDDYYSGGYDYHDYRGGYDDPYYGGYDDVYVPRGRGRVNRGAPLPARGRGPPPPRGRGGYVQRGAPMGVPRGSRGGRGGPPQLQRGRGIRGARGNRGGNVGGKRKADGYNQPDSKRRQTNNQNWGSQPIAQQPLQQGGNYSGNYGYNNDNQEFYQDSYWQQWK, from the exons ATGTGTGAATTAGGCttttgttttttgcatatcccacacCCTGAGAcacctggctgtgaccccactctccaacGGTATCAGCCATTATTAATGGAGActctggagcaattagggtgccttgctcaagggcacctcGGCAGTTTTTTCATCGTCTCGGTGATTCGAACCATCGACCTATCGGTTACTGGCCtagcgctaggctacctgccacccagtgtgtgtgtgtgtgtgtgtgtgtgtgtgtgtgtgtgtgtgtgtgtgtgttgtctgtgcatTCTAGGACTGGTGGCTTACACTGACCTGGACGAGAGAGCCATTGACGCCCTCAGGGAGTTCAATGAGGAGGGAGCCTTGTCAGTGTTACTGCAGTTCAAGGAGAGTGACCTGTCACATGTGCAG AACAAAAGTGCGTTTCTCTGTGGCGTGATGAAGACATACAGACAGCGAGAAAAGCAAGGAAGTAAAGTTCAAGAATCCACAAAGGGACCTGATGAGACTAAGATAAAG GCTCTTCTGGAAAGAACAGGTTACACTTTGGATGTCACCACAGGACAGAGGAAGTATGGGGGGCCTCCACCTGACGAGGTGCACTCAAGGGCCCAGCCTGGAATCGGAACAGAG GTATTTGTTGGCAAGATCCCCAGGGACCTGTATGAGGATGAGCTGGTCCCTCTGTTTGAGAAAGCCGGGCCTATTTGGGACCTGCGTCTGATGATGGACCCCCTTCTCTCGGGTCAGAACAGAGGATATGCCTTCATCACCTTCTGCAATAAAGATGCTGCCCTAGAGGCCGTCAAGCTT TGTGATAATTATGAAATCCGGTCAGgtaaatacctgggtgtctgcaTCTCTGTCGCAAACAATCGTCTGTTTGTTGGGTCAATTCCAAAGAACAAGACAAGAGAAAGCATATTGGAAGATTTCAGCAAAGTCACAG AGAGCCTCATGGAGGTGATACTCTACCACCAGCCAGATGACAAAAAGAAAAATCGTGGCTTCTGTTTCTTGGAATACGAGGACCACAAGTCTGCAGCCCAGGCCCGTCGGCGCCTCATGAGCGGCAAGGTGAAGGTGTGGGGGAACCCTGTTACTGTTGAGTGGGCAGACCCAGTAGACGAACCGGATCCAGAGATTATGGCAAAG GTAAAAGTGCTGTTTGTGAGGAACCTGGCCACACCAGTCACAGAGGAACTCCTGGAGAAAACCTTCTCCCAGTTTGGGAAGTTGGAACGGGTCAAGAAGCTGAAAGATTATGCCTTTGTGCACTTTGAGGACAGAGATGCTGCCGTGAAG GCAATGCAAGAAATGAACGGCAAAGAATTGGAAGGCGAGGAGATAGAGATTGTTCTGGCAAAGCCTCCGGACAAGAAGAGGAAAGAGCGGCAGGCCCAGAGAcagccatccaggaccacagg GTAtgatgattactactactactatcctgCTCCACGCATGCCACCTCAAATGCGTGGCagggggagaggcgggagaggtggaTATTCATACCCACCGGACTACTACGGTTATGAGGATTACTACGATGATTACTACAGCGGTGGTTACGACTACCATGACTACAGAGGTGGCTACGACGACCCTTACTACGGTGGTTACGATGACGTCTACGTGCCGAGAGGAAGGGGCAGGGTGAATCGAGGTGCCCCCCTCCCTGCCAGAGGCCGAGGACCACCACCCCCTCGTGGCAGAGGTGGCTACGTCCAAAGGGGGGCTCCTATGGGCGTACCGAGGGGGAGCCGTGGGGGCCGGGGAGGCCCGCCCCAGCTGCAGAGGGGCCGCGGCATCAGAGGGGCCAGGGGGAACCGCGGGGGCAATGTGGGGGGGAAGAGGAAGGCTGACGGTTACAACCAACCAGACTCCAAGCGCCGGCAGACCAACAACCAGAACTGGGGCTCCCAACCCATTGCCCAGCAACCCCTGCAACAAGGTGGCAACTATTCTGGTAACTATGGTTACAATAATGACAACCAGGAGTTTTACCAAGATTCTTATTGGCAACAATGGAAGTAG